A single window of Sparus aurata chromosome 12, fSpaAur1.1, whole genome shotgun sequence DNA harbors:
- the clic3 gene encoding chloride intracellular channel protein 3 isoform X2 produces MAEGPKIELFVKASGDAESVGNCPFCQRIFMILWLKGANFTVNTVDMKRAPDVLKDLAPGSQPPFLLYNKEVRTDTNKIEEFLEEALAPPEYPKLCCRYKESNGAGEDIFRRFSAYIKNPNPGLNDMLEKNFLHTLVKLDRYLLTPLPHELDQNPNITESTRRYLDGDTLTLADCNLLPKLNIVKVVCKKYRDFAIPPQLKGLTRYLDNAYQQDEFRYTCPQDLEVLYAYECVAKYLNKQSRR; encoded by the exons GCTAGCGGTGATGCTGAGAGTGTGGGCAACTGCCCTTTCTGTCAGAGAATCTTCATGATTCTTTGGTTAAAAGGGGCCAACTTCACCGTCAACACTGTGGACATGAAGAG GGCACCTGATGTGTTGAAGGATTTGGCTCCGGGGTCCCagcctcccttcctcctctacAACAAGGAGGTcagaacagacacaaacaagatTGAGGAGTTCCTGGAGGAGGCCCTTGCCCCACCAGA ATATCCCAAATTGTGCTGTCGATACAAAGAGTCCAACGGTGCTGGAGAAGACATCTTCCGACGGTTCTCAGCGTACATAAAGAATCCCAATCCTGGATTAAATGACA TGCTGGAGAAGAATTTTCTTCATACACTGGTGAAGCTGGACAGATACCTATTGACGCCTCTTCCTCATGAGCTGGACCAGAACCCGAATATCACGGAGTCTACGCGCCGCTACCTGGATGGTGACACCCTCACCTTGGCAGACTGCAACTTGCTTCCCAAACTCAACATTGTCAAG GTGGTGTGTAAGAAGTATCGTGACTTTGCCATCCCTCCACAGCTGAAAGGCCTGACTCGTTATCTGGATAATGCCTACCAGCAAGATGAGTTTCGTTACACCTGCCCACAAGACCTAGAGGTCCTCTATGCCTACGAGTGTGTGGCAAAATACCTGAACAAGCAGAGTAGGAGATGA